From the Actinomycetes bacterium genome, the window GACCGGCGTCGATGCGGGAACCCGGTGGACCGGGGAGTCGGTCCGGACAGCAGGCTGAGCCTTGGATGGAGTCGTTAGAACCGCCTCCCACGCGGAGGGATCCACGCGGTGGATCTCTAGCGCTGATCGATTCTGGAAGTGCTTCGCTGTCACGGCACCGACAACGACGAGAACTGTCAAGGTCGGGATCACTGCGATCTCGACGGAACTCATGCCGAACCTCCCGCCTGCGGTTCAGGCGCCGGGGTCACTGGATGCAGCTGCCTTGGACGATCGAGATGTCTGACCCGGCACGGCTCGTGCCTGTCGAGTTGACGAGGGGATGGAGTAGGGCCGGACGGCCCTGAGCCGAGCGAGCCGGGCAGAGATCGCGGCGGCAAGGCGCAGGTCAAGTGCCGTGCGTCCACTTGCGCGTCGTGGATCCGGCCGTACCCGGGCTCAGCCTCCAGGCAAGGGCGTCGAGCAGTCGAAGGTCTGTCAGCAGGCCGAGTGACGCATGCGACCTCGCCACCGGCCGCTGTGTTGGGCCACCTCGGTCACCTTTCACCCGTCGTCGACAGAGAGCGTGATCAACATGATCAGGTGGGGCGGGAACCTGGGGTCAGTCATAAGGTGGACCGGCTTCACCATCAACTCGACTCGGGACGAACCGGAACGGCGACGACGCTGGTCATGACCTCTCGCGCGGCTACGAAGTGACCTGATCTAGCGGGACCACCTCACGCCCGAGGGGTAACAGCGCCAGCGGCACCATCTTGAAGGACGCAACCCCGAACGGGATCCCGATGATCGTGATGCA encodes:
- a CDS encoding YccF domain-containing protein, translated to VWKPSAGAASTVGNVLWLILFGWWLALGQIVAGIAWCITIIGIPFGVASFKMVPLALLPLGREVVPLDQVTS